The window ATTCCTCCCCAGCAGGTGCACAACGCTCTCGCTTGTCATGCATACTTTAGCATTTCCTGGCCTTGCCCTTGCTCTTGTACCACTGAGGGGGACTGCAATGATCAAAACGGGGGCGTGGGGGCCGGCTGTGCACAGTAACACAGAGCTGAGTTGTCCAGCTTGTGCTGGGAGGGCCCCTGCAGGGGTTATGGGTTGTTGTCAAACCATCTTCCCCACCCCAGCAACCTCTCCTAATCACAGACACCTTCCAGGAAAACCACAGCAGCTACAGAGGAAGCAGACAGGAAGCAGAGGGCAGGGTGTTCGCTTGAGGGTGGCAGCATGGTGCCTGTGATAGGCCagaggtgtgtgtggagggaggtaGCAGGGGACTGCCCCCAGCTGGGCTCTTATTTTGCAAGGATAGATGACAGCTGTTTAcactgtttaaaatgtgctgccaTGCTCTGGTTCTCTCCTCACTCAGGCTGGTTtcactccagtgacttcagcagtGGTGTGAGTGAGAGGAGGGCAGGCAGGGCCCCATGCAGTGTAAAGCCTGACCGGAAGCAAAGCTGGCTCTGGCTCTCCACTTCCCCCTTGTCACCCTGCACATGTACACGCAGCGTAGGAGCGCTCTCTCATTTCCTTGCTCCGGGCAGGACTCTACGGAGGAAATCGAGCAGCATGAAGCGCCTCTCTCCAGTCCCCCACTTGGGACCTACCCCTGCCACCCAGACCTCCTACTACAGTGAGTCTGTGATCAGTGAGTCCTActtgggcagcagcaggggacttGCTGGTGGGGGCAGCGCTGCCTTTGATGACCCACAGGACAGTGACTCCTACTGGGGTGAGTGCTGTCTCCCCTCGTTGCCCGCTGTACCCTGTTCTGTCACCCAGTGGGgccccagctcctctccctgcaccaaccctgccccccccctcccctttgaTGTGAAAGAAGAACATGTTAACTGAGTCCTGGGCTTCATCTCCAAACTGCTTCACCAGTGGGACCCCAGACCTGCCTTAGAAGTGCCCCCTTTGCTGGGAGCGGGGAACACATGAGAGGGAATTGAGTCTTCTCAGCTCATCTCTCCTGGGCTGCGCAGCTTGCCAATGACCTGAGTCAGTGGTCAGAaagccatgcacacacacatcccccctgGCAATGGAGCAGCCCTGAGTGGAGGAACACAGCCCCACAGGGGAAATACTGTTGCCCTTCTCAGCCAGTACTGATGGGACACCAAGATTAGTCCGGGGGAATTATCAGGGTAGCAGGTATTGGGATTGCTGAAGGCCACGGTAAGTGCATAGAGGTGGGCCTCCCTAGTACTGCGAGGGTAATTGGGCACACCCTGAGTCACCAGCACCAAGCACGCTACCCTACAGAATTCTGTCCCCTCCACCGGCCCACTGTGTGCCTGGGGAGGAAGAGCAAAGAGGGTGTTGGCTAGTATCTCAAGGGGACTCTGTTTCCTGGACAGGAGGGGAGCTCTCTGCGAGGAGGAGGCGAAGAGGCACAGGAGGTACGGAGTCCAGTAAAATCAATGGGTTGGCAGAGAGCAAGACTTATGACACCTATGCCTCTTCATCTGGCTACTCCTCTGAGGATGACTATTCAGGTAGGGGTGGCTCTGACACCCTGAAGGTGGCAGCAGCATGTGTAGCAAggttgctgggggaagaggcctCCAGTAGAGACCCATTTAGGTCCTGGCTCCATTGCATGGGGAAGAATAACCTCACAATCAGGGCAGGCAATCATCATTCCAGGCTCACCTCAGGCCTGGCTCTGTGACCACAGAGAGGTTGGAGTGGGGTTCCCTCCTCACCTCAGGCCTGTCTCTGTGGCTGGGGGAAGAATAGTTAATATTCACTCACTAAGGCATCAGGGCTTCCCCACTGGATGCTGGAAATCCCACCCGCTATTCCAAAGCCAGTGAGTGAAGACATGAGACCTCACTTTTGTGATATGGCCTTTTCTTACTTCCTTCGTGCCAGGTCGCTCTTCCATGGACCAGAACAGCGCTGGTTCTGGGTTCAGAAATGCCATCTCACGAGCAGGCTCTTTTCTCTGGCTGGTGGTCACTTCTCCAGGTAAGTGTGGGGCCATCAGCGGTCTCTGGAGGCAGCATTCTTCCACGCACACTGACGCCTGCCACCCTCTATGCACTCACATGCAGTAGTCACGGGTCAAAGGAGTATTTTCTCGTGTGCTGTTTTAAagaccaaacaaaacaaaccatggAAATAAAAACCATGCCCACTAAGGGACTGTGAAAGTTAGGAAAGAGAGATGTATGTGTTTTTAGGGGACCCAGTACTGGGGCAGGAATGAGGGCATTGTCACAGGTCACAGGGCTGGAATAGCCAGAGTACTGAAGGCAGGTCTTCAGTCTGTGTCTTTGAGATGGATTATTCTTATTTATCATTTGTTTAGCACCATTGATGTGCTTGGTCTTTGCAAACCTGAGAGAGGAAAAAGCCTTTAGATACCTCAAAGGACATTATAATGatatttatttctattgtggTACAGTCCAGGGGGCCCATTaatactatttatttatattgtgccTAGAGGACCAAGTCAGGGctcagggcccattgtgctagacgctgtacaaacacaccactaacagatggtccctgctccaaagaatcgTAGCCCAAcatactaggtgctgtacagtgTAAATTAGATGGTGCTGCTGGGCTAGATCATGTAGCAGGTGATCAGGGATGGTCAGCATTCCTAGCAGAACAGATCTCATTCAATGTAATGGTTTTCTTTCTTCAGGGAATTAATGCCTCCGGGAAGAAGTGCTTTTAAGGAGGGATGGGCGcttctgtttgtgcagcacctagcacaaaggggtcctggTGCATGACCTTGGGCTCCTATGTGCTATGGGGTCATAATAACAACAAAGGGTGAATAGCTTTTCTAAAGAGCAGGGAGAGGGCAAGAACTCTGGAGAAAGGAAGCAGGTGTGCTGGCCAGAGTGCGAGGAAGATACAAAAGGGGCATCTGACTGTTCTGATGCAGTGTGTGGGTCTCTGCAGGCCGGATCTTTGGACTGTTGTACTGGTGGACTGGAACCACGTGGTACCGCCTCACCACCGCAGCCTCTTTGCTGGACGTCTTTGTCTTAACAAGGTCAGTGTGGATTGGAACCAGAGACGGAGGGAAGCAGGTTGGTGTGGATCTGGACAGGGCAATGGACAGGTGGATGGTGTGGGGTGAGGAATACAAAGTCCCCGCAGGGGAGGACCCCAGTGAGAGATTCGTGTGAAGGACCCTAATAAAACTGTGAGGACAAGGGTCAgttgctgggttttttgtttggtttgttttttcttgtggCCAAAACTGACCATGGACCCAAGCTGGGCTGTGTGGGTTGAGATTCAGGGTGTAACTTGCTTCCAGAACTGCCCTTTCTCCTCCGCTGCCTAGTACTGTCCAAGTGGACGCAGAAACTCCCTGGGCAAGAGGGCATGGGTAGCTGCACTGACATCTGTTCCTCGTCCCCTCTGCTCTCCAGGCGCTATTCGGCTCTGAAGAAACTCCTTCTGCTgctccttctgctgctgctcctggcttccGTTGCTTATGGTGAGTCATCCCAGGCTCCCAAGctgttctccctgcccccctctctTATGCCCTGGACAGAGTGGCTTTAAGCTCAAGAAGACATCCTGAGCTCTCTGTGGCAATGCGATGATCCCGTGAGGTCACAAGAGAGCCTGCATCCCTCTGTGCTGTACATGTGTCCATATCCAAAAGCCCACTCCCTGAGGCAGGTGCCAGCGAGCAGGAAATGCTTTCACAAAGGGCCAGGATGTTATGAGTTTGGACCCGGCCGATGTAAATCCAGCATTAGCGCTATGCTTGGTAACCACTGTTTAATATTCTGaacccagcccctgggtcccaaTCCCCTGGACTGTGAGGGGATCCAGCTCCAGTTCCGAACGCTACAGCTGACCCTTATCTCCAGAGTGAGTGAAATCAAACCCTCCCATTCAGCCTCCCATTGTAGCCCTTGGCTTTGTGTTCCCAATTTGTACTTTAATGATCAGAAATAAAACCAAACTGAATTCTTTAAGGTTCAAGCCTCCAGGGTGGTTCAGATAATTTAATTTTCTGGAGGACTGTGAATGACATGAGTGATAAAATTAAAGACTTTATTTAATATCAAATAGTTAAAGAAAACAGGCAAGCTCTGCCTTTGTGCTCACATTCTAAGATGAAATGATGTATCCCATGGTGATCAGTCCTAGATGAGAAGAATGGGTGTAATCCTTTCTCTGTACCTGGATGGTAGATGGGCACACCAATTGAAAATTAGCATGCTGTCCTTTTTATAATCACTTATAATAACATTCCATTAAGCCTGTCTTTTACCATATCTATATTTCCACTACCATAATTAAAATACCTTCTACTCCCTCACTGGCTATTTAATATTAGATTCGCCTTTAATTCATAGGTGCATAAATGCCATACCAGTGACTATCCATATAGATAACATTTTCCAAAACAAtaaagttttttatttaaaactgtttTGAATAACAGCTAGgaccaaaacatgttttgcaacaTGATGGGGAGGCTATTTTTAGGAGGAGCGTttggtgtgtgtggttttttttttgtttgtttgtttttttagcctACTATGTTTCAGCACATTTCTGTATAATGTAAGCAAACAATCTCAGTGGGCTACACCCTATAGCagcagtccccaaactttttatatCACCCTGCCCTCCCCTTTCCTGTAATGGACTGCCCCCCCCAGAAGCCGGGGCGGGAACCGACCTAGGaccggagcagagctgggggcaaagcagggctgggtggtgctccattcctggcccctgtgggggctggcctgggccctgctgcacctctgggcACACCCcatagtttggggaccactgccctatacCATCTGGGTCAGGAGCTGAATTCTATTGCTTTGTCCTAGCTTCAGCATATACAACACTGCAAGGGGGCTCTCTGCTGCCTCTTGTTGTGGTGATGGTCATTGCTGTGAACTGCATCAAAAATAATGCATACCTGAATGAGAGGAGCCCACCTTACGGTCACTGTGGTGAAGTCACAAGGCCTGCTTCCTGTCTGTTCACATTTGTGAGCAAACAGTCTCTGAAGCCTGCCTGGGCATTTCTAATGCACCTCTATTTGTGGTCTATTGTACACACCTCCCCCGTCCCCACACACTTTAACCAACCAGTCCCCTTTTTGTGATGCCAGGTGCTTGGTATTTCTACCCCTTTGGATTCCCGATGTTCTACCCTGCCATGTTTTCTTGGGGAGCAGCAAAGCTTTCGCCCCCtgttgctggggaagaggaggtgctTAGAGCTGGGGATTCGTCTGCGTTATTTTGGGTGAGTGCCAGAGGGATCTGGGGTGAGGGGAGCTCTAGCATTTCTGCTCACCCCTTCTGCTAACACACCTACCCCTTAAAATCTCCAGCAGCAGGGTTAGGCGGACTGAATGTGCCTGAGGGACTCCGTCTCTAATCTTGAGAGCAGCTCCCTCTTCATACCCGCAGGGACAAGGGAGACATCTTTAGCCTCTGGGCCTGGATCATTTCCCACCTGTGTGCCTACAGCCCCCTCCACTAGCTGAGCAGAGGTGCCCCTTTAGTCTGAGATGGGCGTGTGTGCCTGCATGctcaccactgccctctgctggggaTGACAGAGGTGCTCCTCACTTATATAAGTTCCTTCCACTGGCTGAGCGGGGGGCTGCCCTTCAAACATCTCAGCAGTCCAGTCCTGCCTGGATTTATGCACACACCACTTGCCCCCTGGTGAAGAATGGAGGACATGCTTGTATCTATCCACTCCCTCTGCAGCCTGCACTGGCCGGTCACAGTTGGGTACCGAGCTGCCAGGACAGCTGGGTAAGGCTGCCAGTCCTACATTTGCcactgtgtgtattttttttttcctttctttttgccACCCTGGCGGTAAAAGGCAGAGCAGCAAATCCTGTCTCGGTTTCAAAGTCTGGAGAAACGTTTCCAGACCCTAGAGGCGGAGGCATCCCGGCTGGAGAAGCTGGAACTCCAGAGAGGGGTGGCAGCCGGGGGAGGCCTCTCACATGAGGCCACCCTGACGCTCCTGGAGGGACTGGTGAGCCGTCGAGAGGCTGCACTGAAGGAGGACTTGGCTCTGCGCATCCAGGTAGGGGAGGTGGGGGCCTCTCCTGGGGAAACCTGGCCTGCTCCACCTACTTCTCCTTAAAGTTACAGCCACCTCTTTCCTCCCTATCCCCCTGGCCTGTTactgtggggtgggaggtggggatcATAAGGCTGTTGTGGGGCTGGAGGTCAAGGTGGGTGGGTGGTGGGAAGGGCTGATGGTGGTTAAGTGGTAGGATTGGGGTCAAAGTGGGTGGATGAGGGTGGCATGAGTGGGGATGGGGTTGAGTGTGTTCAGGTGAGGGTGGTGGGTACAGAGAGTATAATCTGGGGTGTGTGTTGTGTAGTGGGAAAGGGTTGGGGCAGCTGGAGTATGGCAGGTGTGCCATAAAGTGGGGGGACAGCAGGTGTGGGAGAGAGGATGAATTGTGGGTGAGATGGTGTATGCAGTGATGTATGTGCTGCTCTTGCATCTGCTCACGTATCTCCCTGCAGAGCGAGCTAGATACTATCCAAGGCCAGCTGCAGAAGGATTTAAATGGGCGCCTGGAGAAGATTACTCAGGCATCTCAGGTAAACTGACCTGCCTCTTGAAAGCATGCAAGTACCAAAAACAGGGGGTGCTACAATCCAGGAACTTTGCTTCTGTCAAAAAGGAGGTGTCACTATAGGGAGCAACCGTGCTTAGGGAAGGAGGTGCATTTCACTTCAGTACCTGCAGCCGTGGGACTGCAAGCTCATAAGGtcccgtaagctaaatgcagttgGACTAGATCAATTCTCGAATAAGGAGACCACCAAGGAAAACCCAGGTGCTACAGGAAGTACtgctggtgatgcagcaggaTTTGCTCTTCCTTTGAATTAGCAGGTGTCCTGTGCTGCTGATGGAAACCTAAAGCCAGGCCCTGACTGCTTGTGTGAGTCAGGATCTCATACCACTTTTCACAAGCGATGAGGTGTTGGCTCTGAAGAGCTTGTGTATTCTAGGCACAGTCATACATTAATACACAACAATGCCCTTCctaaaaggtggcaaattcaaaacataCAAGCAATACTTTTTCACTCAATGTCTAACTAGACCGCGGAGCGCACCGCCACAGGAAGTTGTTGAAGCCAAGAACTTAACAAGACTCAGAGATTGGACTCTTACATACTTGTAACAAGAACATCCAGAGTTAGCATAATTAGGAACAAAATTGTTGTAGGGGGTACTAACCTCATGTTTCAGGGTTTCAGCCAGTCTCTGAGTATTAGAAACCAGGATGAGATCTAATgaggggggcagattatcccatgcATGCCGACTATGGGGttcttacacctttctctgaagcgtCTGGTGCTGACCATGGtcacagacaggatactgggctagatggacctggggcagggccatattaaccttttgtgggcccagtgTCTGAACTGTGGCCCGGCCACCTACTCTGCCTGCGCTTCAACAGGAGGCCCCGCCCTTGCTTGGGCTCTTTCCCCAGAGCCACTTGCATGGGCCACAGAGGGGGTGGATAGAAGTGAACGGGGCCAGGGCCTCGGAGTGGcgcacagggatgttgtgaggggcCTTCTGAGTGTGAGCACAGTGCAATTGGCACCATTTGTAAACCCAGTACTGACTTAGAGTCTAATCCAGTCtgacaattcctgtgttcctatgtGAAGTTGTTAGACACCCTTCCCCACCCATGTGACCAATTTCATTCTGTCGTGTTTGTTCCCTTTATACTGCTGCTTTCACAGGAGGTGGAGGCCCGGATGCTCCAGCTGAATTCAGAATGGCAAAGGTAATCCTGCCCATCTCTCGGGAACTATTCAAGTGTAGCTGTGTAGTGATAACATGTCCTCAACCTGCTTGGGCTGATGAGATTTGTAAAGGAGCTGGTAGTGGAAGGCATCTGTTGGATCTCGCAGGAATCACTCTTAAGCCTCATCTGGAACCTGGGGCTCCTGGCACATctacaataccaaactgggaggggtttcaGATTCTGATGTGGTCTGGAAAACAGCAATAAACATGGGCAGGAACCAAGAGGAGATTGgacttagagacaaacaaatcaATATGTGGAGGGGAAAGAATCCAGCACGCAGCTAGTGGGCGGGAGAGAGTGAAACCTGGAAAGCAGGGATGCCGAAAGGGAGGTGGCAGCAAGGCTCGGCAGCCTGGTCGATATGTTCTTGCAGTTTTGAGATGGTGGCAGGGAAAGCCAGTGTGCTCTTTGGCTGCCTGTGCAAAGGTGGTGTGTCCTGGAGCAGGTAGATGGCAGTCCCTCTCTCTGTGGCTTTGCCAAGATGGCACCTAGAACACTGTGCTTGGGTTGGGCACAGAAACCCCAGAAtactttgctgctcttctctaaACTGGAGGCGCCATGGGGTAGCTTGCTGCCTCCATGGCACCTAGGCTACTTTCTGCtcattttgcttgtttgtttttttttgtttttctctccctcctccccacctctccctcctccctttttttttttttttctatagctCAACACAAGAGGGCCTGCAGGGGAGCTTCAAgcaggagatgggcaggctggAGGCACAGCTGGCAGGCCTGAGGAAGGAGCTTGCACTCCTGGCATCTGACCAGCAGGCGGTGGTGAAGCACGTGGAGTCACTCCCGGGACAAATCAAGGGAGTGCGGGAGGATGTGAGTCTCAGACCCCAGCCCATCCCCTTAATGGAAGTCCCATTTTTCCCATTCTCTGCTAAACTGCAATGTGGGAATGTCTGGATGATGCAGGACTGTGTGGTCCCACCATACGCTAGGCACCtctgggttgattttttttttccccctcccctccgccaTCTCTCCACACGAGCTGGACACTTCCAGGAGGGGTGACCTTTATTTCTGCCACAACCTGGGCACTGTTAGGGGTGGTCTTCACGTATCTGGTATCATCCAAGGATGGAGGCTTCCCCGCACGTAAGGGTCTGTAGGCCAGACTCCTAGAGCCCTTCTGTGGTGTTGCTTGTTTGTCATGCGCTGCGGTGCAGACTCCATCTCCTGGGCTGAGCTCTTTCCCTTGGTGGTTTCAGGTGGAAGCACAGTTCCCCCGGTGGATCAGCCAGTTCCTATCGCAGCCTGGGGAGGATGGAGTGGGCAGCCTGGTTCTCCAGCGTGAGGAGCTACAGGATCAGCTCCAGAAACTGGAGCGCAAAATCCTCGCCAGAGTCTCTGAGGACCAGAGGATGTCTGCACAGGATGCCACGGCTAGCATTGGGGTAGTGCTGCAGCAGGAGGGAGTCGCAGGTGTGACCGAAGAGGTGAGGCCTTGCCTGCTCAGCAGCTTCCTCTGAGTAACTTACTTGGCTTGGGGGTTGTGGCATGGCACACTcgagtgtcaaagcagcatcagcCTGTTTGAGTGTGTCGGGCTGTCTGTGCATGTGTGCAGAGGTGGGGCAGGCCAGCCCTGAAACCCTTACACACTTGCATACATGGGGTGTGTCAGGGCATGTGTGAGACAAGCTGGGGCACCACGTGTGTGCTCATGGTTTGGTGTGATgggtactgtgtgtgtgtgtgtgtgtgtgtggctgagcTGCTGTCCCTAGCATGCACACAGGTGTGCATATATGCCAAGCCTGCATGTGTGGCTTTGTGCCAGAGCAGGTGAGGCTGTGAGGATCAGGGGTTTAGAGCTTCATATATTTTCTGACCTATTTATTGCTTTTtccttactcccagagccctgacagTAAATTGGGTTTGGTTGCCAGGTACTTGCTTTGGTTGTTTGTAAATCACAAAACtgataaacattttattaaacCCTCATAGAGAAAATGAGGAGGCAGGGTGTGGAGTCAAGTCACTTATAGCCTGAGttttttttcagaggtgctgagagtttgcaaACCccacactgaagtcactgagtaGTGGGGGCTTGCCACCTTTGATAATAAGacaatgaaaatgtaaaacaCTTAAAGATATCTTTAAGAGGAAGGATGAGCTTGTGGCTCAGGCAGTGGATcgggacttgggagatctggactcagttcctagctctgctacttCGTCCACCTGTAACCTTTTAATTGTTTCATCTCTTTGTGCCTTAGTTCCCTCTCTGTAACATGCAGATGATATTCCCCTTCCCACATGCTTtttctgtcttgtccatttatgCTGTAAAGTCTTTGGGGCAGGCATTGCCTTCCTATCCGGGCCGGATTAATTCTCCTGTGGGCCTGCACCTGTTAGATTTTTGTGGGGaccctgtatacaagtctttcctaattttaaaaaaactatcacaattatggcatcgaGGCTATTAACACTATAcaaaacttgccttttaattaacacaaAGCCTTTCTGTGGttgcatttcagttttaaaacatgtagaatatagttaattcaaaatagcctacttcttaccttagaacagctgttatattagttgctttctgggagggagtttgggtgcaggaggggagcctgacctggggcagagggttggggtgcaggagagggtgcagcCAGGAGGCGTTTACCACAAGTGGCTCCTGgctggtggtgcagcagggctcaggtaggctgcctggctgctgtggccccatgctgctcctggaagcggcaggctgctggcaagtttctgtgtgcccctggggagagggggattgtGTCTCCGTGTGCTGCCTGtacctgcaagcaccacccctgcagctcccattggtcggttcccaaccaatgggaactgtggggacAGTGCGGGTTGGGGTACGGGCACAGCACGTGAAGCCACTTCCtctgccaggggctgcagagacgtgccagcagctgaCAACTTCcaggagcggtgtggggccaaggcaggcaggcagcctgcatgAGCGTCCTGTTGCGCTGTGGAACTTTTAGCGGCCTGGAGATCGCGGTcaactggcagaggctccaggacTGACTAGTTGATTGCGATTGCTGGGTTAGTGACTATTGAattgtatataatttatttttgtgGGACCCTCCTCTTAGCCTGAGGGCCTGGACTGCAGCCCCTAAGGCCCCTGCGTTAATCTGGTCCTGCTTGctatgtgtgtatataatacCTAGCATAATggagggcggggtgctggctcagGTGGCGTCTGGAAGTGCTAGTGtaacacaaataattaataacaaataGAGAAGGAATAAGAGTTAAAAACTTTACAAATAAAGGGAAAAGCCCTGGTttgaaagtcttttttttttttttttttttttttttaatagtatccTGTGTCTTTGGGGGAAGAAAAAGTGAGTCCATTTTAGGTGGTAGCTCTTAGGTTGTGGTGTTTAAAGTTCCATGCTGTTTCTTAAGACAAACGCACACTAAAAGAGGAGATAAAAGAATAGCAAGAGGTAGGAGAATGCAGCCGCTGCCCCCTTTTGTGCTTGCAGATCAGTTGGTGAAAGAGAACATGTGGGaacctaagggctagtctacactggcaacatgAGAGTGCTGCCAGGGGagtgctttaatgtggcttgtgtggTTGTGGCAGAGCGTTGGGAGAGAACTCTCTCTCAGCGCTCTAAACagcccacctccatgaggggcatagctaccagctctgggagtgcggctcccagcactggggcactgtctgcactggcactttacaatgctgaaacttgcagcactcaggagggtgtttttttcacacccctcatcaagaaagttgcagcgctgtaaagtgccagtgtagacaagcccttagggtcACATCTCTGGAGGGGCTCAGGACCCAGCCATGGTTGAGGGGAAGGGTCTCGCTTAGATcctggtttttttgtatttttttgccGGTTTTGGCCAGCACATCTTACAGGATCAGGAGAAAGGAAGCCCAGCAGTGTGATGGTAATTTCCCGGTGTGCCACAGTGATAACCATAATGGTTATGCTGGTGATGTGGTGGTTACTGGG of the Gopherus flavomarginatus isolate rGopFla2 chromosome 1, rGopFla2.mat.asm, whole genome shotgun sequence genome contains:
- the SUN2 gene encoding SUN domain-containing protein 2, whose product is MSRRSQRLGATRYYQGDDDGSSSGGSLLLGGQEPPFRDSPYRTLRRKSSSMKRLSPVPHLGPTPATQTSYYSESVISESYLGSSRGLAGGGSAAFDDPQDSDSYWGGELSARRRRRGTGGTESSKINGLAESKTYDTYASSSGYSSEDDYSGRSSMDQNSAGSGFRNAISRAGSFLWLVVTSPGRIFGLLYWWTGTTWYRLTTAASLLDVFVLTRRYSALKKLLLLLLLLLLLASVAYGAWYFYPFGFPMFYPAMFSWGAAKLSPPVAGEEEVLRAGDSSALFWAEQQILSRFQSLEKRFQTLEAEASRLEKLELQRGVAAGGGLSHEATLTLLEGLVSRREAALKEDLALRIQSELDTIQGQLQKDLNGRLEKITQASQEVEARMLQLNSEWQSSTQEGLQGSFKQEMGRLEAQLAGLRKELALLASDQQAVVKHVESLPGQIKGVREDVEAQFPRWISQFLSQPGEDGVGSLVLQREELQDQLQKLERKILARVSEDQRMSAQDATASIGVVLQQEGVAGVTEEQVHLIVNQALKRYSEDRTGMVDYALESGGASVISTRCSETYETKTALLSLFGIPLWYHSQSPRVILQPDVNPGNCWAFRGSQGFAVIRLSSHIRPTAVTLEHVPKALSPQDTIPSAPKDFAIFGLDEEGQQEGIILGQFTYDQDGDPIQTFRLEGEDVGTFQVVELRILSNWGHPEYTCIYRFRVHGEPVH